The following coding sequences lie in one Populus nigra chromosome 15, ddPopNigr1.1, whole genome shotgun sequence genomic window:
- the LOC133674573 gene encoding putative clathrin assembly protein At2g25430 has protein sequence MAPSTIRKAIGTVKDQTSIGIAKVASNMAPELEVAIVKATSHDDDPPNQKYIHEILNLTSYSRGYVHACVSFVSKRLGKTRDWIVALKTLMLIHRLLNEGDPLFQEEILYATRKGTRLLNMSDFRDEAHSSSWDHSAFVRTFAMYLDQRLELILFERKGGDGGRVGGSRGAGSAHGGEIERYYGGRGGFGREDLGRGDFRSPPPRAYEYSDQYNGDYNRGGSGYGMPRRTRSYGDMSEMGGGEGREEKKTATPLREMKPERIFGKMGHLQRLLDRFLSCRPTGLAKNNRMILIALYPVVKESFQLYADICEVLAVLLDKFFDMEYPDCVKAFDAYASAAKQIDELIAFYNWCKDTGVARSSEYPEVQRITGKLLETLEEFVRDRAKRPKSPERKEEAPPVPQEEEPVPDMNEIKALPAPEDFTPPPPPETEPRPQKPQVTEDLVNLRDDAVTADDQGNRLALALFAGPAANSGNGSWEAFQSNGEPQVTSAWQTPAAEAGKADWELALVETASNLSKQKATLGGGFDPLLLNGMYDQGMVRQHVGTAQLSGGSASSVALPGPGNGKTPVLALPAPDGTVQAVNQDPFAASLCVPPPSYVQMADMEKKQQLLVQEQVTWQQYARDGMQGQTSLAKISGGGYYNAGPMPTMPYGMPPVNGMGPPPAGYYYTPY, from the coding sequence ATGGCGCCGAGCACGATCCGAAAAGCGATTGGGACCGTTAAAGATCAAACAAGCATAGGTATAGCGAAAGTAGCGAGTAACATGGCGCCAGAGCTTGAAGTGGCAATCGTGAAAGCAACGAGCCACGACGACGATCCGCCGAATCAGAAATATATTCACGAGATCTTGAATCTAACTTCGTATTCTCGCGGTTACGTTCATGCTTGTGTGTCTTTCGTTTCGAAAAGGTTAGGGAAAACGCGGGATTGGATCGTGGCGTTGAAAACATTGATGCTTATTCATAGGTTATTGAACGAAGGAGATCCGTTATTTCAAGAGGAGATTTTGTATGCTACTAGGAAAGGTACTCGGCTGTTGAATATGAGTGATTTTAGAGATGAAGCGCATTCGAGTTCCTGGGACCATTCGGCTTTTGTTAGGACTTTCGCGATGTATTTGGATCAAAGACTTGAATTGATCTTGTTTGAACGGAAAGGAGGTGATGGTGGCCGTGTCGGTGGGAGTCGTGGTGCGGGGAGTGCTCATGGTGGTGAAATTGAGAGATATTATGGAGGCAGGGGTGGTTTTGGTAGGGAAGATTTGGGTAGAGGTGATTTCAGGTCGCCGCCGCCAAGAGCTTATGAGTATAGTGATCAGTATAATGGGGATTATAATAGGGGGGGGAGTGGGTATGGGATGCCGAGGAGGACGAGGTCGTATGGGGATATGAGTGAGATGGGGGGCGGAGAAggaagggaagagaagaagacaGCAACGCCGTTGAGGGAAATGAAGCCGGAGAGGATTTTTGGGAAGATGGGACATTTACAGAGGTTGCTGGATAGGTTCTTGTCATGCAGGCCGACGGGGTTGGCCAAGAATAATAGGATGATATTGATTGCGTTGTATCCGGTTGTGAAAGAGAGTTTTCAGTTATACGCGGATATATGTGAGGTTTTGGCTGTTTTGCTCGATAAGTTTTTTGATATGGAGTACCCGGATTGTGTTAAGGCCTTTGATGCTTATGCTAGTGCGGCGAAGCAGATTGACGAGCTGATTGCGTTTTATAATTGGTGTAAGGATACTGGAGTGGCGAGATCGTCTGAGTACCCTGAAGTGCAGAGGATTACAGGCAAGTTGTTGGAGACTTTGGAGGAGTTTGTGAGGGATAGAGCTAAGAGACCTAAGAGTCCGGAGAGGAAAGAGGAGGCACCCCCTGTGCCTCAAGAGGAGGAGCCTGTGCCTGATATGAATGAAATCAAGGCCCTGCCTGCACCGGAGGATTTTACTCCTCCCCCACCTCCGGAGACGGAGCCCAGGCCTCAGAAACCACAGGTTACTGAGGATTTGGTGAATTTGAGGGATGATGCTGTCACGGCTGACGATCAAGGGAATAGGTTGGCTTTGGCTTTGTTTGCTGGTCCAGCAGCCAATAGTGGGAACGGATCATGGGAAGCATTCCAATCTAACGGAGAGCCCCAAGTGACCTCAGCATGGCAGACTCCAGCTGCTGAAGCTGGCAAGGCAGATTGGGAATTGGCATTGGTTGAGACAGCTAGTAATTTATCGAAGCAGAAAGCAACTTTGGGAGGTGGGTTTGATCCATTGTTGTTAAATGGAATGTATGATCAGGGAATGGTGAGGCAACATGTTGGCACTGCTCAACTGAGTGGAGGTAGTGCTAGTAGCGTGGCGTTACCAGGGCCTGGGAATGGTAAAACACCTGTTTTAGCTCTGCCAGCTCCAGATGGAACAGTCCAGGCAGTTAATCAGGACCCTTTCGCCGCTTCTCTGTGTGTTCCACCTCCCTCATACGTCCAAATGGCAGATATGGAGAAGAAACAACAACTGCTTGTTCAGGAGCAGGTGACATGGCAGCAATATGCCAGGGATGGGATGCAAGGTCAAACTAGTTTGGCCAAGATCAGCGGTGGTGGTTACTACAATGCAGGTCCTATGCCAACGATGCCTTATGGAATGCCACCTGTCAATGGAATGGGGCCGCCACCGGCCGGGTATTACTACACTCCTTACTGA